Proteins encoded in a region of the Suricata suricatta isolate VVHF042 chromosome 10, meerkat_22Aug2017_6uvM2_HiC, whole genome shotgun sequence genome:
- the KRT78 gene encoding keratin, type II cytoskeletal 78, with protein MSLPSCQAQRGFSAHSACSARSGGRSRDSFSSRSFSSFGGCRGDSRGRAWVSGGRLGVRLGEGRYGPGLSSCPPEGIRKVTIDQSLLTPLKIEIDPQFQAVWTQETQEIRTLNNQFASFIDKVRFLEQQNMVLETKWHLLQQQGVSDSPQSLESCFKTYVAWLRKLLEQLQKERGALDAELKSCQEQEEEYKAKYEQEAHRHATLENDFVVLKKDVDGVFLSKMELEGKLESLQEYFCFLRHLYEEELSQLQTQASDTSVVLSMDNNRCLDLSDIIAEVRGCYEEITRNSKAEAEMLYQTKYQELQESARLHGDSMKVTKAQISQLQQASQRLQSQIENLRKQNADLQATIADAEQRGDLALKDARAKLDELEGALRTAKQDLARLLREYQELMSMKLALDVEIATYCRLLEGEECRMSGECTSQVTISVRGGSAVVSGGAGGGLGVTCGLGGGTGSFGSSCSSIVTGGSSVILGSGQGPDLGSCSVSGSGSSSGSSSGCHTILKKTIESSLKTSVTY; from the exons AtgtctctcccctcctgccaGGCCCAGAGGGGCTTCAGTGCTCACTCAGCCTGCTCTGCTCGCTCGGGCGGCCGCAGCAGGGACAGCTTCAGTAGCAGGAGCTTCAGTTCCTTTGGGGGCTGCAGGGGGGACTCTCGTGGGAGGGCCTGGGTATCAGGGGGAAGGCTAGGGGTGCGGCTTGGGGAGGGCCGCTATGGGCCTGGCCTTTCCTCGTGCCCTCCGGAGGGCATCCGGAAAGTGACCATCGACCAAAGTCTGTTGACCCCGTTGAAGATTGAGATTGACCCCCAGTTCCAGGCGGTGTGGACCCAGGAGACCCAAGAGATCAGGACCCTCAACAACCAGTTTGCTTCCTTCATTGACAAG GTGCGGTTCCTGGAGCAGCAGAACATGGTTCTGGAGACGAAGTGGCACTTGCTGCAGCAGCAGGGGGTGAGTGACAGTCCCCAGAGCCTGGAATCTTGCTTCAAGACCTACGTGGCCTGGCTCAGGAAGCTGCTGGAGCAGCTCCAGAAAGAACGGGGGGCCCTGGACGCTGAGCTGAAGTCTTgccaggagcaggaagaggagtaTAAAGCCAA GTATGAGCAGGAGGCCCACAGGCACGCCACACTTGAGAATGACTTTGTGGTCCTAAAAAAG GATGTGGATGGGGTTTTCCTGAGCAAGATGGAACTAGAAGGCAAGCTGGAGTCTCTGCAAGAGTATTTCTGCTTCTTGAGGCATCTGTATGAAGAA GAGCTGAGCCAGCTTCAGACCCAGGCCAGTGACACGTCCGTGGTGCTGTCCATGGACAACAACCGCTGCTTGGACCTCAGTGACATCATTGCTGAGGTCCGAGGGTGCTATGAGGAGATCACCCGGAACAGCAAGGCTGAGGCTGAGATGCTGTACCAGACCAAG TACCAGGAGCTTCAGGAGTCCGCCCGGCTTCACGGGGATAGCATGAAGGTAACCAAAGCCCAGATCTCTCAGCTGCAGCAGGCGAGTCAGAGGCTGCAGAGTCAGATTGAGAACCTCAGGAAGCAG AATGCTGACCTGCAGGCCACCATTGCTGATGCTGAGCAGCGTGGGGACCTGGCTCTGAAGGATGCCAGGGCCAAGCTGGACGAGCTGGAGGGTGCTCTGAGAACAGCCAAGCAGGACCTGGCCCGACTGCTGCGTGAGTACCAGGAGCTGATGAGCATGAAGCTGGCCCTGGACGTGGAGATTGCCACCTACTGCAGGCTGCTGGAGGGCGAGGAGTGCAG GATGTCTGGGGAATGCACTAGCCAGGTCACTATCT CTGTGAGGGGAGGCAGTGCTGTCGTGTCTGGAGGAGCTGGTGGTGGCCTGGGGGTCACCTGCGGACTTGGAGGCGGGACAGGCAGCTTTGGGTCCAGCTGCTCCAGCATCGTGACCGGAGGCTCCAGTGTCAtcctgggctctgggcagggcCCTGATTTGGGCTCCTGCTCTGTGTCTGGCTCCGGCTCCAGCTCTGGCTCCAGCTCCGGCTGTCACACCATCCTGAAGAAGACGATAGAGTCAAGTCTGAAGACGTCCGTCACGTACTGA